From the genome of bacterium, one region includes:
- a CDS encoding helix-turn-helix domain-containing protein: protein MRDTSPPEPVAAVGPRLRALREQRGLSMRGLASQAGVAASYVSAVEAGRISPTIATLRKLLLVLGEDFASFFAAAGAPPDDPVFRREDMRQVADATRRYTLVLPRRPDIRCEILDEEFRPSRQTPPYETIGSDLAGYVLEGEVLLEIEGQEPRVLRAGDAFYVPADRPVRGRCQGDTPARLVTVAVPPRY from the coding sequence GTGCGGGACACGTCGCCGCCCGAACCCGTCGCCGCCGTCGGGCCCAGGCTCCGCGCACTGCGGGAGCAGCGAGGCCTGTCCATGCGCGGCCTGGCCTCCCAGGCCGGTGTCGCCGCCAGCTACGTGTCGGCTGTCGAGGCCGGACGCATCTCCCCCACCATCGCCACCCTCCGCAAGCTCCTGCTCGTCCTGGGCGAGGACTTCGCCAGCTTCTTCGCCGCCGCCGGTGCGCCACCTGACGACCCCGTCTTCCGCCGCGAGGACATGCGCCAGGTCGCCGATGCCACGCGCCGCTATACCCTCGTGCTTCCGCGACGGCCGGACATCCGTTGCGAGATTCTCGACGAGGAGTTCCGCCCCTCGCGCCAGACGCCGCCCTACGAGACGATCGGTTCCGACCTGGCCGGCTACGTGCTGGAAGGTGAAGTGCTGCTGGAGATCGAGGGCCAGGAGCCGCGTGTTCTGCGGGCCGGGGACGCCTTCTACGTGCCGGCTGACCGGCCCGTGCGCGGCCGCTGCCAGGGCGATACGCCCGCGCGGCTGGTGACGGTGGCCGTGCCGCCGCGCTACTGA